The following nucleotide sequence is from Paeniglutamicibacter kerguelensis.
TCCACATCCCGGCCGACTTCCGCGCGCACCTCGGACAGGGCCTCGAAGGAAACCGGGGCGCGGTCCAGCTGACGGCCGCCGTGGTTGGAGACGACCAGGCCGTCGGCACCGGCGTCCACCGACTTGCGGGCATCCTCGGCGGTCAACACACCCTTGACGAAGAGCTTCCCCGGCCAGATCGAGCGGATCCATTCCAGGTCGGCGAAGGAAAGCGTCGGGTCGAACATCGAATTGATCAGCGTCGGCAGGTCGGTGCTGGTGTTGGACAGCGAGGCGAACTTCAACGAGTCAGTGGTCAGGAAGTTGAACCACCATTCGGGGCGGTAGGAGGCATCCAGCACCGTCTTCAGGTTCAGCTTCGGCGGGATGACCATGCCGTTGCGGGCATCTCGCAGGCGCTGGCCGGCAACCGGGGTATCGACGGTGACAAGCAGCGTGTCGTATCCGGAATCCCGGGCGCGCTGGAGCAGCTCGCGGGACTTGTCGCGGTCCTTCCACAGGTAGAGCTGGAACCAGCGGCGGGATTCCGGGGCTGCCTCGGCGACCTCCTCCAGGGAACGCGTGCCCATGGTCGAGAGCGAGAACGGGATGCCGGCGCGGGCCGCCGCGCGAACGGCGCCGGTCTCCCCCTCGGCGTGCATGAATCGCGTGAAACCCGTCGGCGCAATGCCGAAGGGCAGCGACGACTTCGCGCCGGCGATGGTGGTGGACAGGTCGGCACTGGCCGTGCCGTGCAGGATCCGCG
It contains:
- a CDS encoding alpha-hydroxy acid oxidase; the protein is MKRRLPQISELRSLMKFEPINLDRRAARLAKAADVWDIRAIAKRRTPTPAFDYVDGAAQRELTYRRSRRVFDSIELIPRILHGTASADLSTTIAGAKSSLPFGIAPTGFTRFMHAEGETGAVRAAARAGIPFSLSTMGTRSLEEVAEAAPESRRWFQLYLWKDRDKSRELLQRARDSGYDTLLVTVDTPVAGQRLRDARNGMVIPPKLNLKTVLDASYRPEWWFNFLTTDSLKFASLSNTSTDLPTLINSMFDPTLSFADLEWIRSIWPGKLFVKGVLTAEDARKSVDAGADGLVVSNHGGRQLDRAPVSFEALSEVRAEVGRDVEIILDSGIMSGADIVASLCAGADFVLIGRAYLYGLMAGGEEGVDRVIELLAEEIRVNMQLMGAATIADLGPELMRRRPPEFKG